A genomic window from Rhizobiaceae bacterium includes:
- the gcvPB gene encoding aminomethyl-transferring glycine dehydrogenase subunit GcvPB, with protein sequence MSGIRKYHAPVWSEPVITEMGRAGRRGVLLPALDETVRSATGDAQSLIPPGMGRQTPPELPELSEPEVLHHYTRLSQQTLGMTSISLFGTCTMKYNPAVNELMAARPELADLHPYQHPETMQGVLEIIHGLDLILRELSGMDRFVFQAGGGADAAYLHACVTRAYHAARGELERRNEVITTIQAHPCNAATAAAAGFKVVTLMLEENGYPSVDALKAAVSDRTACLMINNPDDMGIYNPDIKEWIDIVHGVGGLCFYDHANFNGVMTKLRARELGFDACMFMLHKTFGAPKGGGGPAVGAYGCSEALAPFLPTPLVVEKDGAYDLDEDRPQSIGRVREFWGNVPQVVKAYAWARSMGAEGLAEASDISVLANNYMEKRLLAIRGVTRSNPTIDKRRLEMTRYSLETMQRETGVSVIDVQNRMVDFGIDAFWLSHEPWIVPEPFTPEAGEMYSKEDIDYWIDVLARISDEAYSTPELVISAPHNQAIHKLDSTALDDPDRWATTWRAYKRKVLSARG encoded by the coding sequence ATGAGCGGGATACGCAAATATCACGCGCCGGTCTGGAGCGAGCCGGTCATCACCGAGATGGGCCGGGCCGGACGGCGCGGCGTTCTGCTGCCGGCGCTCGACGAGACCGTGCGGAGCGCCACGGGCGACGCGCAGTCGCTGATTCCGCCCGGAATGGGCCGCCAAACTCCTCCCGAATTGCCGGAACTGTCGGAGCCGGAAGTCCTTCACCACTATACGCGCCTGTCGCAGCAGACGCTCGGCATGACCAGCATCAGCCTGTTCGGCACCTGCACCATGAAGTACAATCCCGCCGTCAACGAGTTGATGGCGGCACGGCCGGAACTGGCGGACCTTCATCCCTACCAGCATCCCGAAACCATGCAGGGCGTGCTTGAGATCATCCATGGGCTGGACCTGATCCTGCGCGAACTCTCCGGCATGGACCGGTTCGTCTTCCAGGCTGGCGGCGGGGCCGACGCCGCCTATCTGCATGCCTGCGTCACCCGCGCCTATCATGCCGCGCGTGGCGAACTCGAACGCCGCAACGAAGTCATCACCACGATCCAGGCGCATCCCTGCAACGCGGCGACCGCCGCCGCCGCCGGCTTCAAGGTCGTTACGCTGATGCTTGAAGAGAACGGCTACCCGTCAGTGGATGCGCTCAAGGCGGCGGTATCGGACCGCACCGCCTGCCTGATGATCAACAATCCCGACGACATGGGCATCTACAATCCCGACATCAAGGAATGGATCGACATCGTCCATGGCGTCGGCGGGCTGTGCTTCTACGACCACGCCAATTTCAACGGGGTGATGACCAAGCTGCGCGCGCGCGAACTCGGCTTCGACGCCTGCATGTTCATGCTGCACAAGACCTTCGGCGCACCCAAGGGCGGCGGCGGCCCGGCGGTCGGGGCCTATGGTTGCAGCGAGGCGCTCGCACCGTTCCTGCCGACGCCGCTCGTCGTCGAAAAGGACGGCGCATACGATCTCGACGAGGATCGCCCGCAGAGCATCGGCAGGGTCCGCGAATTCTGGGGCAATGTCCCGCAGGTGGTGAAGGCTTATGCCTGGGCGCGCAGCATGGGCGCGGAAGGACTGGCGGAAGCGTCTGATATTTCGGTCCTCGCCAACAACTACATGGAGAAGCGGCTGCTCGCCATTCGCGGCGTGACGCGCTCGAACCCCACCATCGACAAGCGCCGCCTGGAGATGACCCGCTACAGCCTCGAGACCATGCAGCGCGAGACCGGCGTCAGCGTGATCGACGTCCAGAACCGCATGGTCGATTTCGGCATCGATGCCTTCTGGCTCAGTCACGAACCCTGGATCGTGCCGGAGCCGTTCACGCCGGAAGCGGGCGAGATGTATTCCAAGGAAGACATCGATTACTGGATCGACGTCCTCGCCCGGATTTCCGACGAGGCGTATTCCACGCCGGAGCTTGTCATTTCGGCGCCTCACAACCAGGCCATCCACAAATTGGATTCCACCGCGCTCGATGACCCCGACCGCTGGGCGACGACCTGGCGCGCCTACAAGCGAAAGGTTCTTTCAGCGCGCGGCTGA
- a CDS encoding 3-keto-5-aminohexanoate cleavage protein, which yields MKKTILTCAVTGNITTRAQHPGLPVTPKEIAEAAVAAGAAGAAVAHIHARDPKTERGSMDVELFREIVDRIRDAGSDIVINLSTGEGGRFVPDLDEPRLAGPGTTLTQPEKRVAHVEILKPEICTLDLNTMYSGTAVVINTPRNVEIMAQRIYAAGVLPELELFDTGDLQLAKHLIKQGVLKTPALIQIVLGVRFGAAANPATLFYLASQLPPDSIWAAFAIGREEFPLLAQAFLLGGHVRVGMEDNVQIRPGVLTRDNAELVEKAVMIVENLGGSMATPDEARAMLGLKPL from the coding sequence ATGAAAAAGACCATCCTCACCTGTGCCGTGACCGGCAACATCACGACCCGCGCCCAGCACCCCGGCCTGCCCGTGACTCCGAAGGAGATCGCCGAGGCGGCAGTTGCGGCCGGAGCGGCAGGCGCCGCCGTGGCGCACATCCATGCCCGCGACCCGAAGACGGAACGCGGCAGCATGGACGTCGAGCTGTTCCGGGAAATCGTCGACCGTATCCGCGATGCCGGATCCGACATCGTGATCAACCTGTCGACGGGCGAAGGCGGACGTTTCGTCCCCGATCTGGACGAGCCCCGGCTTGCCGGGCCGGGCACCACGCTGACGCAGCCGGAAAAACGGGTGGCGCATGTCGAGATCCTCAAACCCGAAATCTGCACGCTCGACCTCAATACGATGTATTCGGGCACCGCGGTGGTCATCAACACGCCGCGCAACGTCGAGATCATGGCGCAGCGCATCTATGCGGCCGGCGTACTGCCCGAGCTGGAACTGTTCGACACCGGCGACCTGCAACTCGCCAAACATCTCATCAAGCAAGGCGTGCTGAAGACGCCGGCGCTGATCCAGATCGTCCTCGGTGTCCGCTTTGGCGCGGCAGCCAATCCGGCCACGCTCTTCTACCTCGCTTCGCAATTGCCGCCCGACAGCATCTGGGCGGCTTTCGCCATCGGCCGCGAGGAATTTCCGCTGCTTGCGCAGGCTTTCCTGCTTGGCGGCCATGTCCGGGTGGGCATGGAAGACAACGTCCAGATCCGCCCCGGCGTATTGACGCGCGACAATGCGGAGCTGGTCGAAAAGGCGGTGATGATCGTGGAAAACCTCGGCGGCTCCATGGCGACGCCAGACGAGGC